One Megasphaera elsdenii DSM 20460 genomic window carries:
- a CDS encoding alpha-glucoside-specific PTS transporter subunit IIBC — MSFNKDRVMQELQRFGGAMYTPVILFAFFGLTVALSIIFSNTGLFGSLAEKGTLWYDFWYVVQQGAWTVFNQMPILFAIAVPIGFAKKEQARCAMEGFVIYMVFNYFIAGILTLHGSYFGVDYSQDAGAGTGLAMIANIKTLDMGMLGAIFIACISAYLHNRFYDTEIPDWLGIFKGPAFVVAVGFLVMLPMALLFCYIWPPIQHGIEQFQFFLKTSGIFGVWAYTFSERILLPAGLHHFIYLPFIYGPAVCDGGIQAYWLQHLNDFATSAHSLRDLFPQGGFALHGSAKVFGLPGAALAMYYCAKPEKRKKVATLLIPATITAVLCGITEPIEFTFLFVAPILYVVHAVLAATLSATLYFIGLSGNFGGGLIDCFVQNWIPLFRYHAWTYILQIAIGLGFTAIYFVVFRFLILHFDLPTPGRTDDGGEDKLFTKAEYKAKKEMEKKGIAGGADALKAQVFLDCLGGPDNIREVTNCATRLRVTVNDPDKVAATSKFTNAGAFGLVKNGHAIQVIVGLSVPNVRGHFDALMKGEMPAVAESTVPETKEAPAEKTAAPAAEAVVSVDEDDRSMKLKAFVSGDLVDISEVPDDAFSQKMMGDGVAIKPSSDTVVAPADATVSMIMESSLHAIGLELSNGAEVLIHIGLDTVNMNGEGFTLLTQQDAQVKAGDPLIRFDRDAIAKAGYDDIVIMAVTNSTEYPQMKKEADQPVVAGETPIVIF; from the coding sequence ATGTCATTCAACAAAGACCGTGTGATGCAGGAATTGCAGCGTTTTGGCGGCGCTATGTACACACCGGTCATCTTATTCGCCTTCTTCGGGCTGACCGTCGCCTTGTCGATCATCTTCAGCAACACGGGTCTCTTCGGCAGCCTGGCAGAAAAAGGGACTCTCTGGTACGATTTCTGGTACGTCGTCCAGCAGGGGGCCTGGACGGTCTTCAATCAGATGCCGATCCTCTTTGCCATCGCCGTTCCCATTGGCTTTGCCAAGAAGGAACAGGCCCGCTGCGCCATGGAAGGCTTCGTCATCTACATGGTCTTCAACTATTTCATCGCCGGTATCCTGACCCTGCACGGCAGTTACTTCGGCGTCGATTACAGTCAGGACGCCGGTGCCGGTACGGGACTGGCCATGATTGCCAACATCAAGACCCTGGACATGGGCATGCTCGGCGCTATCTTCATCGCCTGCATCTCGGCGTACTTGCATAACCGTTTTTATGATACAGAAATCCCGGACTGGCTCGGCATCTTCAAGGGCCCGGCCTTCGTCGTCGCTGTCGGTTTCCTGGTCATGCTGCCCATGGCGCTCCTCTTCTGCTACATCTGGCCGCCCATCCAGCACGGCATCGAACAGTTCCAGTTCTTCCTCAAGACCAGCGGCATCTTCGGCGTCTGGGCGTACACCTTCTCGGAACGCATCCTCTTGCCGGCCGGTCTGCACCACTTCATCTATCTGCCCTTCATCTACGGCCCGGCTGTCTGCGACGGTGGCATCCAGGCGTACTGGCTGCAGCACCTCAATGACTTCGCCACCAGTGCTCATTCCCTGCGGGACCTGTTCCCCCAAGGCGGCTTTGCCCTTCACGGCAGTGCCAAAGTCTTCGGCCTGCCTGGCGCAGCCCTGGCCATGTACTATTGTGCCAAACCGGAAAAGCGCAAGAAAGTCGCTACCCTGCTCATTCCGGCTACGATTACAGCCGTCCTCTGCGGCATTACCGAACCGATTGAATTTACCTTCTTGTTCGTCGCCCCGATCCTCTATGTCGTCCATGCCGTCTTAGCGGCTACCTTGTCGGCGACGCTCTATTTCATCGGCCTGTCGGGCAACTTCGGCGGCGGCCTCATCGACTGCTTCGTCCAGAACTGGATTCCCTTGTTCCGCTATCATGCCTGGACGTACATTTTACAGATTGCCATCGGCCTCGGATTCACGGCTATTTACTTCGTCGTCTTCCGCTTCCTCATCCTTCACTTCGATTTGCCTACGCCGGGCCGTACCGACGATGGCGGCGAAGATAAATTGTTCACCAAAGCGGAATATAAAGCCAAGAAAGAAATGGAAAAGAAAGGCATTGCCGGCGGCGCCGATGCCCTGAAAGCGCAGGTCTTCCTCGACTGCCTCGGCGGCCCGGACAACATCCGCGAAGTCACTAACTGTGCGACCCGCCTGCGCGTCACGGTCAACGACCCGGATAAAGTCGCTGCGACCAGCAAGTTCACCAATGCCGGTGCCTTCGGTCTGGTCAAGAACGGTCATGCCATCCAGGTCATCGTCGGCTTGTCCGTCCCCAATGTCCGCGGCCACTTCGATGCCCTCATGAAAGGGGAAATGCCGGCAGTCGCAGAAAGTACAGTTCCGGAAACGAAAGAAGCCCCGGCAGAAAAAACGGCCGCTCCGGCTGCTGAAGCCGTCGTTTCCGTCGATGAAGACGACCGTTCCATGAAGCTGAAAGCCTTCGTTTCCGGCGACCTCGTCGATATCAGCGAAGTGCCGGACGATGCCTTCTCCCAGAAGATGATGGGTGACGGCGTGGCTATCAAACCGTCGAGCGACACCGTCGTTGCACCGGCTGATGCGACCGTTTCTATGATCATGGAAAGCTCGCTCCACGCTATTGGTCTGGAACTGAGCAACGGCGCCGAAGTCCTCATCCATATCGGCCTGGATACGGTCAACATGAATGGTGAAGGTTTCACCCTGCTGACTCAGCAGGACGCCCAGGTCAAAGCTGGCGACCCCTTGATCCGCTTCGACCGCGATGCCATTGCCAAAGCCGGTTATGACGATATCGTCATCATGGCCGTCACCAACTCGACAGAATATCCGCAGATGAAGAAAGAAGCGGACCAGCCTGTCGTCGCCGGCGAAACACCGATTGTCATTTTCTAG
- a CDS encoding MurR/RpiR family transcriptional regulator translates to MQLAELINAHRQKLNNTDMGIWKYILQHRAAVRHSSIHELAKACHVSTTTIVRFAQKLDLDGFGEFKMLLKREEPEGSCYDANVMDELHRFYEQTVDKLCSRNFDNASALVHEANRIFTYASGYVQNNVVQELKRLFFYDNVMLYDVPAREEFRNLIRTMTKDDLFIIVSFSGESPAVKELAQALKLRDIPFISITRLHDNTLASLSTVNFYVSPARFQLYDKEDDHVAFQSMMPYFILAEIWYVKYCMYLHHLKQGKEASR, encoded by the coding sequence ATGCAACTTGCCGAACTCATCAACGCCCATCGCCAGAAACTCAACAATACGGATATGGGAATCTGGAAGTACATTTTGCAGCACCGCGCTGCCGTCCGCCACAGCTCGATTCATGAGCTGGCCAAGGCCTGTCACGTTTCGACGACGACGATCGTCCGCTTTGCCCAGAAACTGGACCTCGACGGCTTTGGCGAATTTAAGATGCTCCTCAAGCGGGAAGAACCGGAAGGGTCCTGCTATGATGCGAATGTCATGGATGAACTCCATCGCTTCTATGAGCAGACCGTGGACAAGCTCTGCAGCCGCAACTTCGATAATGCCAGTGCCCTCGTCCATGAGGCCAACCGGATTTTTACCTATGCGTCAGGCTACGTCCAGAATAATGTCGTCCAGGAATTGAAACGCCTGTTTTTCTACGACAATGTCATGCTCTACGACGTGCCGGCGCGGGAAGAATTTCGCAATCTCATCCGGACCATGACCAAAGACGACTTATTCATCATCGTTTCCTTTTCCGGCGAATCGCCGGCTGTCAAGGAATTGGCCCAGGCTTTGAAATTACGGGATATTCCCTTTATTTCCATTACCCGCTTGCATGACAATACCCTGGCGTCGTTGTCGACGGTCAATTTTTACGTTTCACCGGCCCGGTTCCAGCTCTATGATAAGGAGGATGACCACGTCGCTTTCCAGTCCATGATGCCCTACTTCATCCTGGCTGAAATCTGGTATGTGAAATATTGTATGTATCTGCACCACTTAAAACAAGGAAAAGAGGCTTCCCGATAG
- a CDS encoding hexokinase family protein, whose translation MADTIKNWESMRQALQLSGAELRELAQHFRKDAEDALAGKSSSLSALRTYLGLPTGREMGTFLALDFGGTNVRASRIRLMGEQGFVVERKVAKPLKCADYDYTCSSTTAEELFDFIAAIVKEAADGNQDYKLGFTFSFAVDQTSAKDARLIAWSKEIAVPGVAGKPINGLLKEALVRAGLDRIEPVALLNDTTATLLSSVYQHNPSHIGIVCGTGFNMCYYEPALQMIVNLEAAGFDGAPATVWDRLVDEASQQPGDHPFEKMIGGRYLSEVCRAVFGEYLKKAIPEFTTRDMNELISGQKTAEAILGFAVSEEEQEWLCALVRAVFARAARLIGAASFGILSHLAQGKGVTEQSIAIEGSLVEKIKGVPSLIEDAICIFCMAPTENTRIHVAPNSNGASVGAAIAAALSCYKL comes from the coding sequence ATGGCAGACACGATAAAAAATTGGGAATCAATGAGACAGGCTTTGCAGCTATCCGGCGCGGAACTGCGGGAACTAGCACAGCACTTCCGGAAGGACGCTGAAGACGCCTTGGCCGGGAAGTCGAGTTCCCTTTCTGCCCTGCGCACCTATCTGGGCTTGCCGACGGGACGGGAAATGGGGACGTTCTTAGCCCTGGATTTCGGCGGTACCAATGTCCGGGCTTCGCGCATCCGCCTTATGGGAGAACAGGGCTTTGTCGTAGAACGTAAGGTGGCCAAACCCTTGAAATGTGCCGACTATGACTATACCTGTTCATCGACGACGGCAGAAGAACTCTTCGATTTCATCGCCGCCATCGTCAAAGAAGCGGCTGATGGCAATCAGGACTATAAATTGGGCTTTACCTTTTCTTTTGCTGTTGACCAGACGTCAGCTAAGGATGCCCGTCTCATCGCCTGGTCTAAGGAAATCGCCGTTCCCGGCGTCGCTGGCAAGCCCATCAACGGCCTGCTGAAAGAAGCCCTGGTCCGGGCCGGCCTGGACCGCATCGAACCGGTGGCCCTGCTCAACGATACGACGGCGACCCTGTTATCTTCTGTTTATCAGCATAACCCGTCGCATATCGGCATCGTCTGCGGCACGGGTTTCAACATGTGTTATTATGAACCGGCCCTGCAGATGATCGTCAACCTGGAAGCGGCCGGCTTCGATGGCGCCCCGGCGACAGTCTGGGACCGCCTCGTCGATGAAGCGTCCCAGCAGCCTGGAGACCATCCCTTTGAAAAGATGATTGGCGGCCGGTATTTGAGCGAAGTCTGCCGTGCCGTCTTTGGTGAATACCTTAAAAAGGCGATTCCTGAGTTCACGACGCGCGATATGAACGAACTCATTTCCGGTCAGAAGACGGCCGAAGCTATCCTGGGATTTGCCGTCAGTGAGGAAGAACAAGAATGGCTCTGTGCCCTGGTTCGGGCTGTCTTTGCCCGGGCAGCCCGGCTCATCGGGGCGGCCAGCTTCGGGATCCTCAGCCACCTGGCTCAGGGGAAGGGGGTTACGGAACAGTCCATCGCCATCGAAGGCAGCCTGGTCGAAAAGATCAAAGGGGTGCCGTCCCTCATCGAAGATGCTATCTGCATCTTCTGCATGGCACCGACTGAAAATACCCGCATCCATGTAGCCCCCAACAGCAACGGTGCGTCCGTAGGAGCCGCCATCGCTGCGGCGCTTTCGTGCTACAAACTTTGA
- a CDS encoding TIGR04076 family protein, with translation MSRGKRPAIQLTIIGKLGTMGCHRGHHIGETFDYDTDRGKICPMALHCAFPYVDILRYGGQLPGQPEGEAEFCCSDADVALVFKAKIIE, from the coding sequence ATGTCACGAGGGAAACGACCAGCTATCCAGCTCACGATTATTGGAAAACTGGGGACTATGGGCTGCCATCGCGGCCATCACATCGGGGAGACGTTTGATTATGATACGGACCGGGGAAAAATCTGCCCCATGGCTCTGCACTGTGCCTTTCCTTATGTCGATATCTTGCGCTATGGCGGCCAGCTTCCGGGCCAGCCCGAAGGCGAAGCCGAATTCTGCTGCTCCGATGCCGACGTAGCCCTGGTTTTCAAGGCAAAAATCATAGAATGA
- a CDS encoding TatD family hydrolase → MLFDTHCHVNDGAYAEDRPAVFDRAAAAGVGLMLCPATDMETSAQCIAMAREHDGLYAAVGIHPEEAAKAQDGDVEKLRQWIRAEEKVVAVGEVGLDYHWPEPARDIQQAVFIDMVKLAVELDVPIIIHDREAHGDTLDILRQYGKGLRGVFHCYSGSLEMTDELLRMGFYFGFDGPLTYPNSKRAKRVAAHLPLERMLIETDCPYLTPQAHRGQRNEPAYVHYVAEEIAALRGLDAAEVARVTTENAKRLFGIP, encoded by the coding sequence ATGCTCTTCGATACCCATTGCCACGTCAATGACGGTGCCTACGCAGAAGACCGTCCGGCCGTATTCGACCGGGCGGCCGCTGCCGGCGTGGGCCTCATGCTCTGCCCGGCGACGGATATGGAAACTTCAGCTCAGTGCATCGCCATGGCCAGGGAACACGATGGCCTCTATGCGGCCGTCGGTATCCATCCCGAAGAAGCGGCCAAGGCCCAGGACGGCGATGTCGAAAAGCTGCGTCAATGGATACGGGCGGAAGAAAAAGTCGTTGCCGTCGGCGAAGTCGGTCTGGATTATCACTGGCCCGAACCGGCCCGGGATATCCAGCAGGCCGTCTTCATCGACATGGTCAAGCTGGCTGTCGAACTCGACGTGCCCATCATCATCCATGACCGCGAAGCCCATGGCGATACGCTGGATATCCTGCGCCAGTACGGCAAGGGCCTTCGCGGCGTCTTCCACTGCTATTCGGGCAGCTTGGAAATGACGGACGAACTGCTGCGCATGGGCTTCTATTTCGGCTTCGACGGGCCCTTGACCTATCCGAACTCCAAGCGGGCCAAGCGCGTCGCCGCCCACCTGCCCTTGGAGCGCATGCTCATCGAAACGGACTGTCCGTACTTGACGCCCCAGGCCCATCGCGGCCAGCGAAACGAACCGGCCTACGTTCATTACGTCGCCGAAGAAATCGCCGCCCTGCGGGGCCTCGACGCCGCCGAAGTAGCGCGTGTAACCACGGAAAATGCCAAGCGGCTCTTTGGGATTCCATAA
- the metG gene encoding methionine--tRNA ligase has product MSEKRKYYITTPIYYPSAKLHIGHTYCTTIADSLARFHRLRGDDVFFLTGSDEHGQKIQRAAEAKGVKPIEYVDEIVALFQQLWKKLNISNDDFIRTTEKRHEKVVQALMQKSYDNGDIYKGEYKGWYCTPCETFWPENKLPEGKHVCPDCGRPLELVSEEAYFLKMNKYADRWLKFIDENPDFIQPESRRNEMISFVKSGLEDLCVSRTSFDWGIKVPWDPKHVVYVWFDALVNYVTAAGYLDDPEKFKKFWPADLHLVGKEIVRFHSIIWPIMLMSCGLPLPKKVFGHGWLIVDGTKMSKSLGNVVDPIPLIDRYGADALRYYLLKEIRLGQDGNFSLPSFINRINSDLANDLGNLLQRTLAMVEKYEGGVAAGPTVKEPVDDDLAACAVETAKRFETYMDDMKINDAINDVWALIRRSNKYIDETTPWVLAKDEAKAQRLQTVLYNLLEAQRIIATLVSPFIPASAEEMWQQLGLGDFKDADLASAQEWGRYPADTKVCKGRALFPRYDLKEEVAEAEEEKKAAQACPAAKEPTKPEITIDDFAKSDLRVGKIVACEKVKKAKKLLKLQIDLGTETRQIVSGISLYYKPEDLIGHCVIVVTNLKPVKLCGVESKGMLLAASDGNDNLQVAFVDGMAPGSRVR; this is encoded by the coding sequence ATGTCTGAAAAAAGAAAGTATTACATTACAACACCTATTTACTATCCAAGTGCCAAACTTCACATCGGGCACACGTACTGCACGACCATTGCCGACTCGCTGGCACGGTTCCACCGCCTGCGCGGCGACGACGTCTTTTTCCTGACCGGCTCTGATGAACACGGCCAGAAAATCCAGCGTGCAGCCGAAGCAAAAGGCGTAAAACCGATTGAATACGTCGACGAAATCGTCGCCCTCTTCCAGCAGCTCTGGAAAAAACTTAATATCTCCAATGATGACTTCATCCGCACGACGGAAAAACGCCATGAAAAAGTCGTCCAGGCTTTGATGCAGAAATCCTACGACAACGGCGATATCTACAAAGGCGAATACAAGGGCTGGTACTGTACGCCGTGCGAAACGTTCTGGCCGGAGAACAAGCTGCCTGAAGGCAAACACGTCTGCCCGGACTGCGGCCGTCCTCTGGAACTCGTTTCCGAAGAAGCCTATTTCCTGAAAATGAATAAATACGCCGACCGCTGGCTGAAATTCATCGACGAAAACCCGGACTTCATCCAGCCGGAATCGCGGCGCAATGAAATGATTTCCTTCGTCAAGAGCGGCCTGGAAGACCTCTGTGTATCCCGTACGTCCTTCGATTGGGGCATCAAGGTTCCCTGGGACCCGAAACACGTCGTCTACGTCTGGTTCGACGCCCTGGTCAACTACGTCACGGCCGCCGGCTATCTCGATGACCCGGAAAAATTCAAGAAATTCTGGCCGGCTGACCTGCACCTGGTCGGCAAGGAAATCGTCCGCTTCCACAGCATCATCTGGCCGATCATGCTCATGAGCTGCGGCCTGCCTTTGCCGAAGAAAGTCTTCGGTCACGGCTGGCTCATCGTCGACGGTACCAAGATGAGTAAGTCCCTGGGCAACGTCGTCGACCCGATTCCCCTCATCGACCGCTATGGTGCCGATGCCCTCCGTTACTACCTGCTGAAGGAAATCCGTCTCGGCCAGGATGGCAACTTCTCGTTGCCGTCGTTCATCAATCGCATCAATTCTGACCTGGCCAACGACTTGGGCAACCTCTTGCAGCGCACCCTGGCCATGGTCGAAAAATACGAAGGCGGCGTCGCTGCCGGTCCGACCGTGAAAGAACCCGTCGATGACGACTTGGCAGCGTGTGCTGTGGAAACGGCCAAACGCTTTGAAACGTACATGGACGACATGAAGATCAACGACGCCATCAACGACGTCTGGGCCCTCATCCGCCGCAGCAACAAATACATCGACGAAACGACGCCGTGGGTCCTGGCCAAAGACGAAGCCAAAGCCCAGCGCCTGCAGACGGTCCTGTACAATCTCCTGGAAGCACAGCGCATCATCGCCACTTTAGTCAGCCCCTTCATCCCGGCCAGCGCCGAAGAAATGTGGCAGCAGCTCGGCCTCGGCGACTTCAAGGACGCTGATTTGGCGTCTGCTCAGGAATGGGGCCGCTATCCGGCAGATACGAAAGTCTGCAAAGGCCGCGCTCTCTTCCCGCGCTATGACTTGAAGGAAGAAGTGGCTGAAGCGGAAGAAGAAAAGAAAGCCGCTCAGGCCTGCCCGGCTGCCAAAGAACCGACGAAGCCGGAAATCACGATTGACGATTTCGCCAAGAGTGACCTCCGCGTCGGCAAAATCGTAGCCTGTGAAAAAGTAAAGAAGGCGAAGAAACTCCTGAAACTGCAGATCGACCTCGGTACGGAAACGCGCCAGATCGTCAGCGGCATTTCCCTGTACTACAAGCCGGAAGACCTCATCGGCCACTGCGTCATCGTCGTCACCAACTTGAAACCGGTCAAACTCTGCGGCGTCGAATCGAAAGGCATGCTCCTGGCCGCTTCTGACGGCAATGATAACCTCCAGGTCGCTTTCGTCGACGGCATGGCACCGGGAAGCCGGGTCCGCTGA
- the rsmI gene encoding 16S rRNA (cytidine(1402)-2'-O)-methyltransferase, with product MPEIFQKGTLYLCPTPIGNLEDITYRTVRCLREADLIAAEDTRHTKQLLMAYDIDTPLTSYHEHNKAEKGPQLIEKLKDGLMIALVSDAGMPAICDPGSDMVRLALEADLPIVPLPGANAGLTGLIASGMDTTRFTFVGFLPKTQKHRLPVLESVKSYEGTLIFYEAPHRIQQVLGEMIEVLGDRRAVLCRELTKRYEQYLRGSLSQLRADLAAQGTRGEFVILVEGAAAVERAASGDVDYASLVRELMEQGVDKKEAIRTVARRCGVPKRSVYQAALSL from the coding sequence ATGCCAGAAATTTTTCAAAAAGGGACGCTCTATCTTTGCCCGACGCCGATTGGCAATCTCGAGGACATTACGTACCGCACGGTCCGCTGTCTCCGTGAAGCCGACCTCATTGCGGCAGAAGATACGCGTCACACGAAGCAGCTGCTCATGGCGTATGATATCGACACGCCCTTGACCAGCTATCATGAACATAATAAGGCAGAAAAAGGGCCGCAACTCATTGAAAAATTGAAAGACGGCTTGATGATCGCGCTGGTCAGCGATGCCGGTATGCCGGCTATCTGTGACCCTGGCAGCGATATGGTCCGCCTGGCTCTGGAAGCCGATCTGCCTATCGTACCCCTTCCCGGAGCCAATGCCGGTCTGACCGGCCTCATTGCGTCCGGTATGGATACGACGCGCTTTACCTTCGTCGGCTTCCTGCCGAAGACCCAGAAACACCGCCTGCCCGTCCTGGAATCGGTGAAATCGTACGAGGGTACGCTCATCTTTTATGAAGCGCCTCACCGCATCCAGCAGGTCCTCGGCGAAATGATCGAAGTCCTGGGCGACCGCCGGGCCGTCCTCTGCCGGGAACTGACCAAGCGGTACGAGCAGTACCTGCGCGGCAGTCTCAGCCAGCTGCGGGCCGACCTGGCCGCACAAGGGACCCGCGGTGAATTTGTCATCCTCGTCGAAGGGGCAGCGGCTGTGGAAAGGGCTGCTTCCGGCGACGTCGATTACGCGTCCCTGGTCCGGGAACTGATGGAACAGGGCGTCGATAAAAAAGAGGCTATCCGGACTGTCGCCAGACGGTGCGGCGTGCCCAAACGTAGTGTATACCAGGCTGCGCTTAGTTTATAA
- a CDS encoding tRNA1(Val) (adenine(37)-N6)-methyltransferase, translating to MNIELGPHERLDDLVLDGMKVIQRDDQFCFSLDTVLLAHFGTVPHGPALDLGTGTAAIPLILTARGAKKLTAVEFNPVMADIARRNVALNGRDDRIAIVEGDYRRIREWAESGAFAAVYANPPYREKSRGAYSDVDGIRRACHEETATLGDVLDAVKYALKYHGRFRMVHITERLADILEAMRAHDIEPKVLQMVHGRPDKKAKLFLIEGIRGGSKGLDVLPPLIVHNPDGSYSDAVNKLYGKL from the coding sequence ATGAACATTGAGTTAGGCCCGCACGAACGGTTGGACGACCTGGTCCTGGACGGCATGAAGGTCATCCAGCGCGATGACCAATTCTGCTTTTCCCTGGATACGGTCCTCTTGGCCCATTTCGGTACCGTACCCCACGGTCCGGCTCTGGACTTGGGAACGGGGACGGCGGCTATCCCCCTCATCTTGACGGCTCGCGGCGCAAAGAAGCTGACGGCAGTGGAATTTAATCCTGTCATGGCCGATATTGCCCGCCGCAATGTGGCCCTCAATGGCCGGGACGACCGTATTGCCATCGTTGAAGGCGATTACCGCCGTATTCGCGAATGGGCGGAAAGCGGTGCTTTTGCCGCTGTTTACGCTAATCCGCCGTACCGCGAAAAGAGCCGCGGCGCCTATAGCGACGTCGACGGCATCCGCCGGGCCTGCCATGAAGAGACGGCGACCCTCGGCGACGTCCTCGATGCCGTGAAGTATGCCCTGAAATATCACGGCCGTTTCCGTATGGTCCATATCACGGAACGCCTGGCCGATATCCTGGAAGCCATGCGCGCCCACGATATCGAACCGAAAGTCCTGCAGATGGTCCATGGCCGGCCTGATAAGAAGGCAAAGCTCTTCCTCATCGAGGGCATCCGCGGCGGCAGTAAGGGGCTGGATGTCCTGCCGCCGCTCATCGTCCACAACCCGGACGGAAGCTACAGCGACGCCGTGAATAAGCTGTACGGGAAGCTGTAG
- a CDS encoding PSP1 domain-containing protein gives MIVVGVRFKPAGKIYYFDPATIELKLDDGVIVETARGMEFGHVVIAPRSVDSSEVVQPLKPIIRKATAKDFRQVEKNKEREKKAFGICLAKIAKHKLPMKLIDVDYTFDMGKIIFFFTADGRIDFRELVRDLASVFRTRIELRQIGLRDEAKMIGGIGCCGRPLCCATFLGDFKPVSIRMAKGQGMSLNPTKISGICGRLMCCLRYENQLYTSGELKCCNCQQKCSEQQKPPAVGKRVMTDEGVGTVLRVHMKDHTVKVQLESGHNINVPWSDVGETEHEH, from the coding sequence ATGATCGTTGTAGGTGTACGTTTTAAACCTGCCGGAAAGATATACTATTTCGACCCCGCCACTATCGAACTCAAACTGGATGACGGCGTCATCGTCGAAACGGCACGGGGCATGGAATTTGGCCATGTCGTCATTGCGCCGCGCAGTGTCGATTCGTCGGAGGTGGTCCAGCCGCTGAAGCCGATTATCCGCAAGGCGACGGCTAAGGATTTCCGCCAGGTAGAAAAGAATAAGGAACGGGAAAAGAAGGCCTTCGGCATCTGCCTGGCGAAGATTGCCAAGCATAAGCTGCCCATGAAGCTCATCGATGTCGACTATACCTTCGATATGGGCAAGATCATCTTTTTCTTCACGGCTGACGGCCGCATCGACTTCCGCGAACTCGTCCGCGACTTGGCCTCGGTCTTCCGCACGCGCATCGAACTGCGCCAGATCGGCCTGCGCGATGAAGCCAAGATGATCGGCGGCATCGGCTGCTGCGGCCGGCCCCTGTGCTGTGCCACCTTCCTGGGCGACTTCAAGCCCGTTTCCATCCGCATGGCCAAGGGCCAGGGCATGTCCCTCAATCCGACCAAGATTTCCGGGATCTGCGGCCGCCTCATGTGCTGCCTGCGCTATGAAAACCAGCTCTATACGTCAGGGGAACTGAAGTGCTGCAACTGCCAGCAGAAGTGCAGCGAACAGCAGAAGCCGCCGGCTGTGGGCAAACGGGTCATGACCGATGAAGGCGTCGGTACGGTCCTGCGGGTCCACATGAAAGACCATACAGTCAAGGTCCAGCTCGAATCGGGGCACAATATCAATGTCCCCTGGTCGGACGTCGGGGAAACAGAACATGAACATTGA
- a CDS encoding DNA polymerase III subunit, which produces MDRTLFDPIIGHGRLKEQFARLIDEDRVPHAMIFAGPAGVGKTMMAIAVASALVGRRVFPDLASREGEAVAGDKDDAFYLAPLGAMLKVDQFRQLQGELALQGEAGHRRVCIIDHVETMNTEFANRMLKILEEPPSGVCFILITDQPDLLLPTIISRCARFTFDPVSDEEMRQGLRRLKGDGGNWEEAILWGGGIVRTVLSYLEGQGTDKAHFALDFLTITAKHACPYAKWLAVSAVLTDTETTEILGWISLFLRDMAVLRSGAGRDYIRLKGYIHEMTELLPYWTDDAVFGLSQVLDEGLEAVSRHVNVRLVWDYVCIRAIRLRGGF; this is translated from the coding sequence ATGGACAGGACGCTGTTTGATCCGATTATCGGCCACGGCCGTTTGAAAGAACAGTTCGCCCGCCTCATCGACGAAGACCGCGTCCCGCACGCCATGATTTTCGCCGGTCCCGCCGGTGTCGGCAAGACGATGATGGCCATAGCCGTTGCGTCGGCCCTGGTCGGCCGCCGGGTCTTTCCCGACCTGGCCAGCCGTGAAGGCGAAGCCGTTGCCGGTGATAAGGACGATGCCTTCTATCTGGCTCCCCTGGGGGCCATGCTGAAAGTAGACCAGTTCCGCCAGCTCCAGGGTGAACTGGCCTTGCAGGGCGAAGCCGGCCATCGCCGGGTCTGTATCATCGACCATGTGGAAACGATGAATACGGAATTTGCCAACCGCATGCTGAAAATCTTGGAAGAGCCGCCGTCGGGAGTCTGCTTTATCTTGATTACAGACCAGCCCGATTTACTGCTGCCGACGATCATTTCCCGCTGTGCCCGCTTCACTTTCGATCCGGTCAGCGACGAGGAGATGCGCCAGGGCCTGCGGCGCCTGAAAGGCGACGGCGGGAATTGGGAAGAAGCCATCCTCTGGGGTGGCGGCATCGTCCGGACCGTCTTGTCCTATCTTGAGGGACAGGGGACGGATAAGGCCCATTTTGCCCTGGACTTCTTGACGATTACGGCGAAACACGCCTGCCCCTATGCCAAATGGCTGGCCGTATCGGCGGTGCTGACGGATACGGAAACGACGGAGATCCTCGGCTGGATCAGCCTTTTTCTCCGCGATATGGCAGTCCTGCGCAGCGGAGCCGGCCGGGACTATATACGTTTAAAAGGATATATCCATGAAATGACAGAATTACTGCCGTATTGGACGGATGACGCCGTCTTTGGCCTGTCCCAGGTCCTCGATGAAGGCCTGGAAGCGGTGTCGCGCCACGTCAACGTCCGCCTCGTCTGGGATTATGTATGCATCCGGGCGATACGGCTCAGAGGAGGATTTTAA